One segment of Clostridium ljungdahlii DSM 13528 DNA contains the following:
- a CDS encoding putative bifunctional diguanylate cyclase/phosphodiesterase, whose translation MQEYTNNLKQLNDELLISYRIIGTAMEGILMTDASGNIIKVNDSFQRVSGYKKDDLIGKNPRILKSGRHDKTFYLNMWHSLSTNGYWEGEIWNKKKNGKIYPKWMSITSLKGSDGAVENYISISTDISKIKKTEDKLHSLAYYDLLTGIPNRTLFYERLERSLIRANDNKKAVALLFMDLDGFKVINDSLGHAAGDLLLKEVAARIKSSIRKSDTVSRLGGDEFTVILENVDSHEYVQAVSEVIIDKILLPYSILDREITLGVSIGIALAPYDESTVEGLMRKADAAMYDAKESGKGKYSFSSKEIEKRNQEILEMQIRLNAALHNKEFILYLQPQTAFDGNEFKIVGAEALIRWETADGKIFTPDKFIPVSENNRMIIPIGNWILEEIFKIDRILKSSGINIKLSINVSSKQFENNNLVSKIKEIFKENSPQNIDLVIEITESFLMQNTEKAIQNLQKIKELGIGISIDDFGTGFSSLSYLTRLPADYLKIDKSFIDDIANINHKNITPSIISMAKTLNLKTVAEGVETQEQINRLIDEGCDELQGYYFSKPLIISDFIKYIKQYNKI comes from the coding sequence ATGCAGGAATACACTAATAACCTTAAACAACTAAATGATGAATTATTAATTTCATATAGAATAATCGGCACTGCAATGGAAGGTATATTGATGACAGATGCTTCTGGAAACATTATTAAAGTAAATGATTCTTTTCAGAGAGTATCTGGGTATAAAAAAGATGATTTAATTGGAAAAAATCCTAGAATACTAAAATCCGGGCGTCATGACAAAACCTTCTACTTAAATATGTGGCACAGTTTAAGTACTAATGGTTATTGGGAAGGTGAAATCTGGAATAAAAAGAAAAACGGCAAGATATACCCTAAATGGATGTCAATAACCTCTTTAAAAGGATCAGACGGAGCAGTAGAAAATTATATTTCTATATCTACAGACATCAGTAAAATAAAAAAGACAGAAGATAAACTTCACAGTCTTGCCTATTATGATTTATTAACAGGAATACCAAATAGAACTCTCTTCTATGAAAGACTTGAAAGATCACTTATAAGGGCTAATGATAACAAAAAAGCAGTAGCTTTACTTTTTATGGATTTAGATGGTTTTAAAGTTATAAATGATTCTTTAGGTCATGCAGCTGGAGATTTGCTTCTCAAAGAAGTTGCAGCTCGCATTAAATCTAGTATCCGTAAATCTGACACTGTATCAAGGTTAGGAGGGGATGAGTTTACTGTAATACTTGAAAATGTAGACAGCCATGAATATGTACAAGCTGTATCAGAAGTTATTATTGATAAAATACTGCTTCCTTATAGTATACTTGATCGGGAAATAACTTTAGGGGTAAGTATAGGAATAGCATTAGCACCCTATGATGAATCTACTGTTGAAGGATTAATGAGAAAAGCAGATGCTGCAATGTACGATGCGAAGGAATCTGGAAAAGGAAAATATTCTTTTTCTTCAAAAGAAATTGAGAAGAGAAACCAGGAAATTCTCGAAATGCAAATAAGGCTCAATGCAGCGCTTCATAACAAGGAATTTATATTATATCTTCAGCCGCAAACTGCATTTGATGGAAATGAATTTAAAATAGTTGGCGCTGAAGCCCTTATTAGGTGGGAAACAGCAGATGGAAAAATATTTACACCTGATAAATTCATACCTGTATCTGAAAACAATAGAATGATAATACCTATTGGTAATTGGATATTAGAAGAAATTTTTAAAATTGATAGAATACTAAAAAGCAGTGGTATTAATATTAAATTATCCATTAATGTTTCCTCAAAGCAATTTGAAAATAACAATTTAGTTTCAAAAATTAAAGAAATTTTCAAAGAGAATAGTCCTCAAAATATTGATTTAGTAATTGAAATAACAGAGAGTTTTTTGATGCAAAATACTGAGAAAGCAATACAAAACTTGCAGAAAATAAAGGAATTAGGAATCGGTATTTCAATAGATGATTTCGGCACAGGGTTTTCTTCTCTAAGTTATTTAACTCGTTTGCCTGCCGACTATTTAAAAATTGATAAATCCTTCATAGACGATATTGCAAATATAAATCACAAGAACATTACCCCAAGTATTATTTCTATGGCAAAAACTCTTAATTTAAAAACCGTTGCAGAAGGAGTAGAAACTCAAGAACAAATTAACAGATTGATAGATGAAGGTTGTGATGAACTGCAAGGGTATTATTTTAGTAAGCCCCTTATTATCAGTGATTTTATCAAATATATAAAGCAATATAATAAAATTTAA
- a CDS encoding GlcG/HbpS family heme-binding protein — protein sequence MADAILASEKISQGKAYIAVALKMPTSKLTSLAQPGSSLYGIQNNSNIIILGGGFPLLLNGEVIGSIGVSGGSVDQDMQVAQAAMDVYNAELKK from the coding sequence ATGGCTGACGCAATTTTAGCTAGTGAAAAAATATCACAGGGTAAAGCATATATTGCCGTTGCACTAAAAATGCCAACTAGTAAACTTACATCTCTCGCTCAGCCAGGATCATCTCTATATGGTATACAAAATAATAGCAATATAATTATTTTGGGTGGAGGTTTCCCTCTACTACTAAATGGTGAGGTTATTGGTTCTATTGGTGTAAGCGGTGGTTCTGTTGACCAAGACATGCAAGTAGCTCAAGCTGCTATGGATGTATACAATGCAGAATTGAAAAAATAG
- a CDS encoding GGDEF domain-containing protein has protein sequence MEKVNTSNKSISMNTLINTMSIFETLYDVIRVVNPVKKQLLDLKLNKVNELESSCYNLWRMGKVCSNCVSGRAYNEKETFVKIEYTGTKVYMITAIPVEVDDLPVVLELLKDVTKSGVIENIENKDSDTIRHAVNHINELIVLDPLTQVFNKRFIYERLPADIIKSLLNNKPLSLIMADIDFFKKVNDIYGHVAGDEVLKVIASILSASVRKDVDWTARYGGEEFIICLKNASEDTAVKVAEKMRKAIENTIINYEGASIKVTASFGVKTLFNENLNEEDLIKEVDKKLYEAKNAGRNKVIA, from the coding sequence ATGGAAAAAGTTAATACAAGTAATAAAAGTATTAGTATGAATACATTAATTAACACCATGTCAATATTTGAGACGTTATATGACGTAATTAGGGTAGTAAACCCAGTAAAAAAACAATTATTAGATTTAAAGTTAAACAAGGTTAATGAATTGGAATCTTCTTGTTATAATCTTTGGAGGATGGGAAAAGTATGTAGTAATTGCGTTTCTGGTAGAGCTTATAATGAAAAAGAAACTTTTGTAAAAATAGAGTACACTGGCACAAAAGTCTACATGATCACTGCTATACCAGTTGAAGTTGATGATTTACCAGTAGTTCTTGAACTTCTCAAGGATGTAACTAAAAGTGGAGTCATAGAAAATATAGAAAATAAAGATAGCGACACTATACGCCATGCAGTAAATCATATAAATGAACTAATAGTATTAGATCCTCTTACACAAGTTTTTAATAAACGATTTATATACGAAAGACTTCCAGCTGACATAATAAAGAGTTTATTAAACAATAAACCATTGTCATTAATAATGGCAGATATAGATTTTTTTAAGAAAGTAAATGACATTTATGGACATGTAGCTGGAGATGAAGTACTTAAAGTAATCGCTTCTATACTTAGTGCTTCTGTTAGAAAAGATGTAGATTGGACAGCCCGTTATGGTGGAGAAGAATTTATAATTTGTTTAAAAAATGCAAGTGAAGATACAGCCGTAAAAGTTGCTGAAAAAATGAGAAAAGCAATAGAAAACACTATAATTAATTATGAAGGTGCCTCTATAAAAGTCACTGCAAGCTTTGGCGTTAAAACATTATTTAATGAGAACCTTAATGAAGAAGATCTAATAAAAGAAGTAGATAAAAAATTATACGAAGCTAAAAATGCTGGAAGAAACAAGGTAATCGCATAA
- the polC gene encoding DNA polymerase III subunit alpha produces the protein MKRINEIFSDYETEGNINAAIVESVALSKKTKTLEMKINSDKYIEIKEIQRLNKFIRERFSLKNSKIDVRYAEDTDKKPIEDELKNIIFLVADKHPALRAILLNNSEYEVNGNTINFNLKISVSEFLKSMDYDKKISKAIKSMYGTEYKINFVDKLGSEELIKFEEDKRESEMLFIKKEINSARSNNVSKLPNKPVEKNQETKVENHRKKTNNPFLILGRSNSIREPVVKITDITPDEGRIAIEGEISNMETKELRSGKILISFDLYDGSSSMTCKVFCKPGEDSEVLSRLKKAKGIRLSGNSGYSKFSQEIEIIANTIIETEGMKKVQRQDKSEVKRVELHMHTQMSQMDAMTSATDLIKRAMSWGMKSIAITDHGVVQAFPEAHKLLGRDNPDMKIIYGVEAYLAPDKKPSVTNPKGQSIDTTYCVLDLETTGFSPVTEKITEIGIMKIKDGKVIDTFSTFVNPEKPIPLRVVEVTNITDDMVRNAETIEQVFPKMLDFIKDSVLVAHNAEFDVGFLKHNAKILGCDFDFTYVDTLSLAQEVFPDFKTYKLGRIAKNLGIKVEVAHRALDDVATTVKVFNVMLEKLKERGAENLKDIDIYGRDEAAKKEEYKKLKTYHAIILAKDYVGLKNLYKLVSYSHLDYFYKKPRILKSLYKKYSEGLILGSACSEGELYQAILLGKSDEEIEELAKGYDYLEIQPLGNNDYLVRTEQVPGKEYLEEINKKIVALGEKLNKLVVATGDVHFMDPEDEIYRRILEAGQGFKDADNQAPLYLKTTEEMLEEFSYLGKEKAYEVVVTNTNKISDMCEPISPISPEKCPPHIDGCEQTIKDIAYKKAHELYGDPLPEIVQSRLDRELESIIKNGFSVMYIIAQKLVWKSNEDGYLVGSRGSVGSSFVANMTGITEVNSLPPHYRCPKCKYSDFSDYGVKNGFDLPDKVCPVCGEKLAKDGIDIPFETFLGFNGDKEPDIDLNFSGEYQAKAHKYTEVIFGKGTTFKAGTIGTIAEKTAFGYVKKYFDEKNIPVNKAEITRISAGCTGIKRTTGQHPGGIIVVPKGREIFEFCPVQHPADDPNSDIITTHFDYHSIDQNLLKLDILGHDDPTVIRMLQDITGVNPHEIPMDDKETMSIFSSTEALGVTPEQINSKVGTFGIPEFGTKFVRGMLVDTMPKAFSDLICISGLSHGTDVWLGNAKDLIDDGIVTLSEAICTRDDIMIYLIKKGLPPNSAFKIMELVRKGKVSKQPEKWAEYEALMREHKVPEWYIDSCKKIKYMFPKAHAAAYVMMAFRIAWFKVHIPKAYYAAYFTIRAKAFDSEFMIFGKEKVIEKMREIQIMGNQATPKDKDMYDDLEIVLEMYERGFKFLPIDLYKSHATKFIVEEDGLRPPINSISGMGNIAAESIFSAAREEQFSSIEDVKKRAKIGNSAVDLLKKFGCLKGLPESDQISFFDVI, from the coding sequence ATGAAGAGAATAAATGAAATTTTTAGTGATTATGAAACAGAAGGTAACATAAATGCTGCCATTGTAGAATCTGTAGCCTTAAGTAAAAAAACTAAAACTCTAGAAATGAAAATTAACTCAGATAAGTATATTGAAATAAAAGAAATCCAGCGTCTTAATAAATTTATAAGAGAAAGGTTTTCACTAAAGAATTCTAAAATTGATGTAAGGTATGCTGAAGATACAGATAAAAAACCCATAGAAGATGAATTGAAAAATATTATATTTTTGGTGGCAGATAAGCACCCTGCTTTAAGAGCAATACTCTTAAATAATAGTGAATATGAAGTAAATGGAAATACCATAAACTTCAATTTAAAAATTTCAGTATCAGAGTTTCTAAAATCTATGGATTATGATAAAAAAATTTCTAAGGCTATAAAAAGCATGTACGGTACAGAATATAAAATAAACTTTGTTGATAAATTAGGAAGTGAAGAATTAATAAAGTTTGAAGAGGATAAACGTGAAAGCGAAATGCTGTTTATTAAAAAGGAAATTAATAGTGCACGAAGCAATAATGTGTCTAAATTGCCAAATAAGCCTGTAGAAAAAAATCAGGAAACGAAAGTAGAAAATCATAGGAAAAAAACTAATAATCCATTCTTGATATTAGGTAGAAGTAATAGTATTAGAGAGCCTGTAGTAAAAATTACTGATATCACACCAGATGAAGGTAGGATAGCTATAGAAGGTGAAATATCCAACATGGAGACAAAGGAACTCCGAAGTGGAAAAATACTAATTTCCTTTGACTTGTATGATGGTTCAAGTTCCATGACCTGTAAGGTATTTTGCAAGCCCGGTGAAGACAGTGAGGTATTATCAAGACTTAAAAAGGCTAAGGGTATTAGGCTTTCTGGAAACTCAGGTTATAGCAAGTTTTCTCAGGAAATTGAGATTATTGCCAATACTATAATTGAAACAGAAGGCATGAAGAAAGTTCAAAGACAAGATAAATCTGAGGTGAAGAGGGTAGAACTTCACATGCATACGCAAATGAGCCAGATGGATGCTATGACTAGTGCTACTGATTTAATTAAAAGAGCTATGAGCTGGGGCATGAAATCAATTGCTATAACAGATCATGGAGTAGTTCAGGCTTTTCCTGAAGCACATAAACTTTTAGGAAGAGATAATCCAGATATGAAGATTATATATGGGGTCGAGGCTTATCTGGCACCAGATAAAAAGCCATCTGTAACAAATCCTAAAGGACAGAGTATTGATACCACTTATTGTGTATTGGATTTAGAAACCACAGGATTTTCGCCAGTAACAGAAAAAATTACTGAAATAGGAATCATGAAAATCAAGGATGGAAAGGTAATAGACACATTCAGCACTTTTGTAAACCCTGAAAAGCCAATTCCATTAAGAGTTGTAGAGGTTACAAATATAACTGATGATATGGTAAGAAATGCAGAAACCATAGAGCAGGTATTTCCTAAAATGCTAGATTTTATAAAGGATAGTGTTTTGGTTGCACATAATGCTGAATTTGATGTGGGATTTTTAAAGCATAATGCCAAAATTTTAGGGTGTGACTTTGATTTTACATATGTAGATACTTTGTCCTTAGCACAGGAGGTCTTCCCTGATTTTAAAACCTATAAATTAGGGAGAATTGCTAAAAACCTTGGTATAAAGGTGGAAGTTGCCCATAGAGCTTTGGATGATGTGGCAACTACTGTTAAGGTGTTTAATGTAATGCTTGAAAAGCTAAAAGAAAGGGGAGCAGAAAACCTTAAAGATATAGATATATATGGCCGTGATGAGGCAGCTAAAAAGGAAGAGTATAAAAAGCTTAAAACTTATCATGCAATAATACTAGCAAAGGATTATGTGGGATTAAAGAATTTATATAAGCTGGTATCTTATTCTCATTTGGATTATTTTTATAAAAAACCTCGTATATTAAAGAGTTTGTATAAAAAATATTCTGAGGGCTTAATTCTTGGTAGTGCCTGTAGTGAAGGTGAACTGTATCAAGCAATACTACTTGGAAAATCCGATGAGGAAATTGAAGAATTAGCAAAAGGATACGATTATTTGGAGATTCAGCCTCTAGGAAATAATGATTATTTAGTAAGGACAGAGCAGGTACCTGGTAAAGAATATCTAGAGGAAATTAATAAAAAAATTGTAGCCCTGGGAGAAAAGTTAAATAAACTTGTAGTTGCTACAGGAGATGTTCACTTCATGGACCCGGAGGATGAGATATACAGACGTATACTGGAAGCAGGACAGGGATTTAAGGATGCAGATAATCAGGCTCCATTGTATTTAAAAACTACAGAGGAGATGCTTGAGGAATTTTCTTATTTGGGAAAAGAAAAGGCCTATGAGGTGGTAGTTACAAATACCAATAAGATATCAGATATGTGTGAGCCAATTAGTCCTATTTCACCGGAGAAATGTCCACCACATATAGATGGCTGTGAACAGACTATTAAGGACATTGCTTATAAGAAGGCCCATGAACTGTATGGAGATCCACTGCCAGAAATTGTTCAGTCCAGATTGGATAGGGAGCTGGAATCTATTATAAAAAATGGATTTTCTGTAATGTATATTATTGCTCAAAAGCTAGTATGGAAATCAAATGAAGATGGCTATCTAGTAGGTTCTAGAGGATCTGTTGGTTCCTCTTTTGTAGCAAATATGACCGGTATAACGGAAGTAAATTCTCTGCCACCTCATTATAGGTGTCCTAAATGCAAGTATTCGGACTTTTCAGATTACGGTGTTAAAAATGGATTTGACTTACCGGATAAAGTGTGTCCTGTTTGTGGAGAAAAGCTAGCTAAGGATGGTATAGATATACCTTTTGAAACCTTTTTAGGCTTCAATGGAGATAAGGAGCCAGATATAGATTTAAACTTTTCAGGAGAATATCAGGCAAAGGCTCATAAATATACAGAGGTTATTTTTGGAAAAGGCACAACCTTTAAAGCTGGAACTATAGGTACTATAGCAGAAAAGACGGCTTTTGGATACGTAAAAAAGTACTTTGATGAAAAGAATATTCCAGTAAACAAGGCAGAAATAACAAGAATCTCAGCAGGTTGTACAGGTATAAAAAGAACCACTGGACAGCATCCGGGAGGAATTATAGTTGTGCCAAAGGGGCGTGAAATCTTTGAATTTTGCCCTGTACAGCATCCTGCAGACGATCCTAATTCAGATATTATAACCACACATTTTGATTATCACTCTATTGACCAGAACTTATTGAAGCTTGATATACTTGGACACGATGATCCAACAGTTATAAGAATGCTGCAGGATATAACTGGGGTGAATCCCCATGAGATACCGATGGATGATAAGGAGACTATGTCTATATTTTCATCTACAGAAGCTCTAGGAGTAACACCAGAACAGATAAATTCTAAGGTAGGAACCTTTGGTATTCCTGAATTTGGTACTAAGTTTGTAAGGGGAATGCTTGTAGATACAATGCCAAAAGCATTTTCTGATTTAATATGTATATCAGGACTTTCTCATGGTACCGATGTGTGGCTTGGAAATGCAAAGGACTTAATTGATGATGGAATAGTTACATTAAGTGAAGCAATATGTACCAGGGATGATATTATGATTTATCTTATCAAAAAAGGTCTGCCGCCAAATAGTGCATTTAAGATAATGGAGCTGGTACGTAAAGGAAAAGTATCGAAGCAGCCTGAAAAATGGGCAGAGTATGAAGCTTTAATGAGAGAACATAAAGTACCGGAATGGTACATAGATTCCTGTAAAAAGATAAAATATATGTTTCCTAAAGCTCATGCTGCAGCTTATGTAATGATGGCATTTAGAATAGCCTGGTTTAAGGTTCACATACCAAAGGCTTATTATGCAGCATACTTTACTATTAGAGCAAAGGCCTTTGACAGTGAATTTATGATATTTGGAAAAGAAAAGGTTATAGAAAAGATGAGAGAAATTCAAATCATGGGTAATCAAGCCACTCCTAAGGATAAGGATATGTATGATGACTTAGAGATAGTTCTGGAAATGTATGAGAGGGGATTTAAATTCTTACCAATTGATTTGTATAAATCTCATGCTACCAAATTTATAGTAGAGGAAGATGGTTTAAGACCACCTATAAATAGTATATCTGGCATGGGAAATATCGCAGCGGAAAGTATATTTAGTGCAGCACGAGAAGAGCAATTCAGCTCTATAGAGGATGTAAAGAAACGTGCTAAAATTGGAAATTCTGCTGTAGATTTACTTAAAAAGTTTGGCTGTTTAAAAGGTCTTCCAGAAAGTGATCAAATAAGCTTTTTTGATGTAATTTAA
- a CDS encoding Type 1 glutamine amidotransferase-like domain-containing protein, which yields MVNMLFSLYNFNDTWAKDAVSKYINCSNKVLIIPFSFGENIKNNVDWQNEFGKDNGDHYKAIIKPFLSYGIKNKNINCINYFEDTKENAKNKITSSDILFFTGGLPDKMMCRLKEFDLINEVENFTGTIIGSSAGAMIQIKEYHITPDEDYDTFSYNEGLNFIKNFDIEVHYKETEIQKNYINKVLNEKTDTVYAIKNTGGIIVDNNSIKLLGDTQTFSR from the coding sequence ATGGTAAATATGTTATTTAGCTTATATAATTTTAATGATACTTGGGCAAAAGATGCAGTATCAAAATATATAAATTGTAGTAATAAGGTTCTAATAATTCCATTTTCTTTTGGTGAAAACATAAAGAACAATGTGGATTGGCAGAATGAGTTTGGCAAAGATAATGGGGATCATTACAAAGCTATCATAAAACCTTTTTTAAGCTACGGAATCAAAAATAAAAATATAAACTGCATAAATTATTTTGAAGATACAAAGGAAAATGCAAAAAATAAAATAACAAGTAGTGATATACTATTTTTCACTGGAGGTCTGCCTGATAAAATGATGTGCCGTTTAAAGGAGTTTGATTTAATAAATGAAGTTGAAAACTTTACCGGAACAATTATTGGCAGTAGTGCTGGAGCAATGATTCAGATAAAAGAGTATCATATCACTCCCGATGAAGATTACGACACATTCTCATATAATGAAGGATTAAATTTCATTAAAAATTTTGACATTGAAGTTCATTATAAAGAAACAGAAATACAAAAAAACTATATAAATAAAGTGCTAAATGAAAAAACAGATACAGTATATGCTATTAAAAATACTGGTGGAATAATTGTTGATAATAATTCAATTAAATTATTGGGAGACACGCAGACATTTAGTAGATAA